In Paraburkholderia terrae, a genomic segment contains:
- a CDS encoding IclR family transcriptional regulator, with product MPGVTERTMAVLEFLATQMEGTPLALISDQLEIPRSACHRLLVDLKQCGYVRQLREHGDYVLTTKMVGLGLSYLATSGIVDIAQTMLDRLAEGSGELVRLAIVDGDRLTWVAKSQGALKGLRYDPDMGMDTILSCSATGHAWMMTMTDERALELVTRQGFGSPKQYGPKAPTTIGALLKFVHAARERGYATINEVFAPGMTAMAAPVQRRGYPAIGVISIAGPLVRLTEKRMETLGPTLVAAASELAAASLASPLFARVR from the coding sequence ATGCCCGGCGTGACCGAACGGACCATGGCCGTCCTTGAATTTCTGGCTACGCAAATGGAGGGAACACCGCTCGCGCTGATCTCGGACCAGTTGGAGATTCCTCGCAGCGCCTGCCACCGGCTGCTGGTCGATCTGAAGCAATGCGGGTATGTGCGGCAGCTTCGCGAGCACGGCGACTACGTGCTGACGACGAAGATGGTCGGCCTGGGACTCAGCTATCTGGCGACTTCGGGCATCGTCGATATTGCGCAGACCATGTTGGACCGGCTGGCGGAGGGATCGGGCGAACTGGTGCGGCTCGCTATCGTCGACGGCGACAGGCTGACGTGGGTGGCGAAATCGCAAGGTGCGCTAAAGGGTCTGCGCTACGACCCGGATATGGGCATGGATACGATCCTGTCGTGCAGCGCGACAGGTCACGCGTGGATGATGACGATGACCGACGAGCGCGCGCTCGAACTCGTCACGCGGCAGGGTTTCGGCTCGCCGAAGCAATATGGGCCTAAGGCGCCCACTACGATTGGCGCATTGCTGAAGTTTGTTCATGCCGCCCGGGAGCGCGGGTATGCAACGATCAACGAAGTCTTCGCGCCGGGGATGACGGCGATGGCGGCGCCCGTGCAGCGGCGTGGCTATCCGGCTATTGGTGTGATCAGCATTGCGGGGCCGCTCGTGCGGCTCACGGAAAAGCGCATGGAGACGCTTGGGCCGACGCTGGTTGCTGCTGCTAGTGAACTCGCGGCGGCGAGTCTTGCTTCGCCGTTGTTTGCTCGCGTGCGATAG
- a CDS encoding porin — MKRLLLASPSVRRTSIAFAVFAAHVASAHAQASVTLYGALDTSIEITNPGAGSVARMDSGAYRGSRVGLRGVEDIGNGVQILFDLENGFSSGNGSLAVANTIFNRQAWIGAATPYGTVRVGRQYSPIYIPFKGQLDAFGAGTIASGLNNLSKITPYASNAITYLSPEFHGFSTTFMAMVRDPADGDGNGLAGHIETFAWRDGPLRVSYAHQQTHGDGALRANLGGMSYAYGALTGFVSFFNGDGGTPRYHNDGVSVSARYAVNARFRASLGYAYLRDRSGGDNNADQFSAACEYDLSKRVLLYASAGWLRNRGQGEFTLKGVNVTGLAPSWPGATVRGVQLGMIDRF; from the coding sequence ATGAAACGTTTATTACTTGCGTCGCCTTCTGTGCGACGCACGTCCATTGCATTCGCCGTGTTCGCCGCGCACGTCGCAAGCGCTCACGCGCAGGCGTCCGTCACGCTCTACGGCGCGCTCGACACCAGCATCGAAATCACCAACCCGGGCGCGGGCTCCGTCGCGCGCATGGATTCCGGCGCGTATCGCGGTTCGCGCGTGGGGCTGCGCGGCGTGGAAGATATCGGCAACGGCGTCCAGATTCTGTTCGACCTGGAGAATGGATTTAGCTCAGGCAACGGCTCGCTCGCCGTCGCGAATACGATCTTCAATCGCCAGGCGTGGATCGGCGCGGCGACGCCGTATGGCACCGTGCGCGTCGGCCGCCAGTATTCGCCGATCTACATCCCGTTCAAGGGACAACTCGACGCGTTCGGCGCAGGCACGATCGCCTCGGGCCTCAACAATCTGTCGAAGATCACCCCGTACGCGAGCAACGCGATCACGTATCTGTCACCCGAATTCCACGGTTTCTCGACGACATTCATGGCGATGGTGCGCGACCCCGCAGACGGCGACGGCAACGGTCTCGCCGGCCATATTGAAACTTTCGCGTGGCGCGACGGCCCTTTGCGGGTTTCCTATGCGCATCAACAGACGCATGGCGACGGCGCGCTGCGGGCCAATCTTGGCGGCATGTCGTACGCGTATGGCGCGCTGACCGGTTTCGTTTCGTTCTTCAACGGCGATGGCGGCACGCCGCGTTATCACAACGATGGTGTATCGGTGTCGGCGCGCTACGCGGTCAATGCACGCTTTCGTGCGTCACTCGGCTACGCGTATCTGCGCGACCGCTCGGGCGGCGACAATAACGCCGACCAGTTCAGCGCCGCCTGCGAATACGACCTGTCGAAACGCGTACTGCTCTATGCGAGCGCGGGCTGGTTGAGAAATCGCGGACAGGGCGAATTCACGCTCAAGGGCGTGAACGTCACGGGCCTCGCACCGTCGTGGCCAGGCGCGACAGTGCGAGGCGTGCAGTTGGGGATGATCGACCGCTTCTAG
- a CDS encoding MFS transporter, with the protein MNNPSHLPAQQAMRTRAVTAAAIGTALEWFDFTLYGALAATVLPKLFFPAMDSTSALLASLATFGVGLAARPLGAIICGHLGDKLGRRNLMLATVSVMGLSSMLMGLLPTYASIGVWAPLLLVLLRILQGFALGGESTGAQLMAIEHASADRRGKYSGLLGLCSPLSQIMANGVLLALSSTMSTAAFDSYGWRIPFVMSFILVIVGVYIRLRVSETPAFEALRKTEVVEVGSPLRDALRLHWRTVLRWMLFFCGPAAIFYLIVVFSLSYVTKTLGVPKQTGFLLLMGANVCAIAGALAGGMLSDRIGRRKALALGSCMTLAMLFFYFQILDTKSFLPMLLAMGFFLGFTQFQSGIQPVAFAEAFPTNVRYSGSALAYTGANLVAGGPMPVLAVWLFAVCNGSPWGVVAVCVAFNVISLIAILTAPETLGIDMNRADSKAEVLGASTHGSMQSHSH; encoded by the coding sequence ATGAACAACCCATCGCATCTACCCGCGCAACAGGCGATGCGCACCCGTGCCGTCACGGCGGCCGCTATCGGCACCGCGCTCGAATGGTTCGACTTCACGCTGTACGGCGCACTGGCCGCGACCGTGCTGCCCAAGCTGTTCTTTCCCGCGATGGATTCGACCTCCGCGTTGCTGGCTTCGCTGGCAACGTTCGGCGTCGGCCTCGCGGCGCGGCCGCTGGGCGCCATCATCTGCGGGCATCTGGGCGACAAGCTCGGCCGCCGCAACCTGATGCTCGCGACGGTGTCCGTGATGGGCCTGTCGTCGATGCTGATGGGACTGCTGCCGACTTACGCGAGCATCGGCGTGTGGGCGCCGTTGCTGCTCGTATTGCTGCGCATCTTGCAGGGCTTTGCGCTGGGCGGCGAATCGACGGGCGCGCAACTGATGGCGATCGAACATGCGAGCGCCGACCGGCGCGGCAAATACTCGGGCCTGCTCGGTTTGTGCTCGCCGCTTAGCCAGATCATGGCGAACGGCGTGTTGCTCGCGCTGTCGTCGACGATGTCGACTGCAGCATTCGACAGCTACGGCTGGCGCATTCCGTTCGTGATGAGCTTCATTCTCGTGATCGTCGGCGTGTATATCCGTCTGCGGGTCAGCGAGACGCCCGCGTTCGAAGCGCTGCGCAAGACGGAAGTCGTGGAAGTGGGCAGTCCGTTGCGCGATGCGCTGCGTCTGCACTGGCGCACGGTGTTGCGCTGGATGCTGTTCTTCTGCGGCCCGGCGGCGATCTTCTATCTGATCGTGGTGTTCTCGCTCAGCTATGTGACGAAGACACTCGGCGTGCCGAAGCAAACCGGCTTTCTGCTGCTGATGGGCGCGAATGTCTGCGCGATCGCCGGCGCGCTGGCGGGCGGCATGCTGAGCGATCGCATCGGACGACGCAAGGCTCTTGCGCTGGGATCATGCATGACGCTCGCCATGCTCTTCTTCTATTTCCAGATTCTCGACACGAAGAGCTTCCTGCCGATGCTGCTTGCAATGGGCTTCTTTCTCGGCTTTACGCAATTCCAGAGCGGCATTCAGCCGGTCGCTTTCGCAGAAGCCTTTCCGACCAACGTGCGCTATTCGGGCTCCGCGCTCGCGTACACGGGCGCCAATCTCGTGGCCGGCGGCCCGATGCCCGTGCTCGCCGTGTGGCTGTTCGCAGTGTGCAACGGCTCGCCGTGGGGCGTGGTGGCCGTATGCGTGGCGTTCAACGTGATCTCGCTCATCGCGATTCTGACTGCACCCGAAACGCTCGGCATCGATATGAACCGGGCCGATTCCAAAGCGGAAGTGCTGGGCGCTTCCACGCACGGCTCGATGCAATCCCATTCCCATTGA
- a CDS encoding membrane-bound PQQ-dependent dehydrogenase, glucose/quinate/shikimate family yields MSKQPQTKPLSTTARVGLTLAGALGLLLGLYFAIGGALLVARGGTWYYLLMGLAVCATGIQLARRKSSACVIFALVIVATVLWAIWESGFDFWPLQARIFMFTMIGMLLAPVYPALRCFQGKRPAKGAAWTAGLALLACNALFVYGMFVPHGTFGTEANAINAKGDAGTGDWSAYGHSAGGDRFTGSMQIDRNNVKNLQVAWTYHTGDVPVSPGGGGAEDQETPLQIGDTLFVCSPHNTVIALDASNGREKWRHEFPTMTTVWVRCRGLAYFDATKPVQQPSVSGSTPVTPVALPDEHAACRRRIYMNTIDAQLVALDANTGKLCEDFGNHGVIDLKAGLGHAASPLYELTSPPTVAGTTVVVGGRVADNVSLDMPGGVVRGFDVMTGAMKWAFDPGNPQDKQAPAPGKTFVRSTPNVWAPMSYDATSNTVYMPVGSAAIDLWGVKRTKLDESYGASILALDATTGAEKWHFQTVHHDLWDYDVPMQPTLVDFPVDGKTVPALIVGTKMGQLFVLDRLTGKPLTKVIEQPVKSATIPDEPYAKTQPLSVGMPQIGADVLKGADMWGMTPVDQMMCRIIFHGMRYDGLFTAPDTDTSLSFPGSLGGMNWGGLSYDPNAGMIFVNDMRLGLWVHLVKEERKGGTSNGNEAVNAGMGAVPLGGTPYSVTKDRFFSPLGIPCQKPPFGSLTAIDLKTRSIAWQVPLGTVRDTRLWGVQMHMPTPIGMPTIGGSLSTGGGLVFFAATQDYYLRAFDSSTGKEVWKARLPVGSQGTPMSYVLNGKQYIVISAGGARQSPDRGDYVIAYALPQ; encoded by the coding sequence ATGTCCAAGCAACCTCAAACTAAGCCACTATCGACGACGGCCCGCGTCGGTCTGACGCTCGCCGGCGCGCTCGGCCTGCTGCTCGGCCTGTACTTCGCGATCGGCGGCGCGCTGCTCGTCGCGCGCGGCGGCACCTGGTATTACCTTCTGATGGGCCTCGCCGTCTGCGCGACGGGCATCCAGCTTGCGCGACGCAAATCGAGCGCGTGTGTGATCTTCGCGCTCGTGATCGTTGCGACCGTGCTGTGGGCGATCTGGGAAAGCGGATTCGACTTCTGGCCGCTGCAGGCCCGCATCTTCATGTTCACGATGATCGGCATGCTGCTCGCGCCCGTGTATCCCGCGCTGCGCTGCTTCCAGGGCAAGCGCCCGGCGAAGGGCGCCGCGTGGACGGCGGGCCTGGCGCTGCTGGCGTGTAACGCGCTGTTCGTGTACGGCATGTTCGTGCCGCACGGCACGTTCGGCACCGAGGCCAACGCGATCAATGCGAAGGGCGATGCCGGCACGGGCGACTGGTCCGCATACGGCCACTCGGCGGGCGGTGACCGCTTCACGGGCTCCATGCAGATCGATCGCAATAACGTGAAGAACCTGCAGGTCGCGTGGACTTATCACACGGGCGACGTGCCCGTCAGCCCCGGTGGCGGCGGCGCGGAAGATCAGGAAACACCGCTGCAGATCGGCGACACGCTGTTCGTGTGCTCGCCGCACAACACGGTGATCGCGCTCGACGCTTCGAACGGCCGCGAGAAATGGCGCCATGAATTCCCGACCATGACGACTGTCTGGGTGCGCTGCCGCGGCCTCGCGTATTTCGACGCGACGAAACCCGTGCAGCAGCCGAGCGTTTCCGGTTCGACGCCTGTCACACCCGTTGCACTGCCGGACGAGCACGCCGCCTGCCGTCGCCGCATCTACATGAACACGATCGACGCGCAGCTCGTCGCGCTCGATGCCAACACAGGCAAGCTGTGCGAAGACTTCGGCAATCACGGCGTGATCGATCTCAAGGCCGGCCTCGGCCACGCGGCGAGCCCGCTGTACGAACTGACGTCGCCGCCGACCGTCGCGGGCACGACCGTCGTGGTCGGAGGACGTGTCGCGGATAACGTGTCGCTCGACATGCCCGGCGGCGTGGTGCGCGGCTTCGACGTGATGACGGGCGCGATGAAGTGGGCGTTCGATCCGGGCAACCCGCAGGACAAACAGGCGCCCGCGCCCGGCAAGACCTTCGTGCGCTCGACGCCGAACGTATGGGCGCCGATGTCGTACGACGCCACGTCGAACACGGTGTACATGCCCGTCGGCAGCGCGGCGATCGACCTGTGGGGCGTGAAGCGCACCAAGCTCGACGAATCCTACGGCGCCTCGATTCTCGCGCTCGACGCGACGACGGGCGCCGAGAAGTGGCACTTCCAGACCGTTCATCACGATCTGTGGGACTACGACGTCCCCATGCAGCCGACGCTCGTCGATTTCCCCGTCGACGGCAAAACGGTGCCGGCGCTGATCGTCGGCACGAAGATGGGGCAGCTGTTCGTGCTCGATCGTCTGACGGGCAAGCCGCTGACGAAGGTGATCGAACAGCCGGTCAAGTCCGCGACGATTCCGGACGAGCCTTATGCGAAGACCCAGCCGTTGTCGGTCGGCATGCCGCAAATCGGCGCCGATGTGCTGAAGGGCGCCGACATGTGGGGCATGACGCCCGTCGACCAGATGATGTGCCGCATCATCTTCCACGGCATGCGCTACGACGGCCTGTTCACCGCACCGGACACGGACACGTCGCTGAGCTTCCCCGGCTCGCTCGGCGGGATGAACTGGGGCGGGCTGTCGTACGACCCGAACGCGGGCATGATCTTCGTGAACGACATGCGCCTCGGGCTGTGGGTTCATCTCGTCAAGGAAGAGCGCAAGGGCGGCACGTCGAATGGCAACGAAGCAGTGAACGCAGGCATGGGCGCGGTGCCGCTCGGCGGCACGCCGTATTCGGTGACGAAAGACCGCTTCTTCTCGCCGCTCGGCATTCCGTGTCAGAAACCGCCGTTCGGCAGCCTGACGGCAATCGATCTGAAAACGCGCAGCATCGCGTGGCAGGTGCCGCTCGGCACGGTGCGCGACACGCGTCTGTGGGGCGTGCAGATGCACATGCCCACGCCGATTGGCATGCCGACGATCGGCGGTTCGCTCAGCACGGGCGGCGGCCTCGTATTCTTCGCGGCGACGCAAGACTACTACCTGCGCGCGTTCGATAGCTCGACAGGCAAGGAAGTCTGGAAGGCACGACTGCCCGTGGGCAGCCAGGGCACGCCGATGAGCTATGTGCTCAACGGCAAGCAGTACATCGTGATCTCGGCGGGCGGCGCGCGCCAGTCGCCAGATCGCGGCGACTACGTGATCGCCTACGCGCTGCCGCAATAA
- a CDS encoding DUF1987 domain-containing protein, with product MDNLYIAATATSPEVDFRFDQHSLLLRGESYPENAAAFYAPIIEQLRQYLAESVGVVITVDVVLTYFNSSSTKMLFSVFDALDEAAQSGSRVLMNWYRDEEDETIAEFGEELKADFHAIEFTDRPVAHQGQ from the coding sequence ATGGACAATCTCTACATTGCCGCAACGGCGACCTCTCCGGAAGTCGACTTCCGATTCGACCAGCATTCGCTGCTGCTCAGGGGCGAGTCTTACCCCGAGAACGCAGCGGCGTTCTACGCGCCGATCATCGAACAATTGCGTCAGTACCTTGCGGAATCGGTGGGCGTGGTGATTACCGTCGACGTCGTTCTCACCTACTTCAATAGCTCCAGCACGAAGATGCTGTTCAGCGTGTTCGATGCACTGGACGAAGCCGCGCAGTCCGGCAGCCGCGTGCTGATGAACTGGTATCGCGACGAAGAAGACGAAACGATTGCGGAATTCGGCGAAGAACTGAAGGCGGATTTCCACGCGATCGAATTTACCGATCGCCCCGTCGCTCACCAGGGACAATAA
- a CDS encoding SiaB family protein kinase, with protein MSQLLDQDSAFFDLAQRRNVLFYHKGYFSHNIVAAMGEVVKLQLEIAGVSGPTRRKLFSSFVELSQNIVHYSSDSLQPGNDGGGSIREGAVCITTDGESHLMMCVNPIAAEDVEGLRNKLEPLRSMSVEEIKHAYKVTLRADTPEESKGAGLGFLTMARDASAPLEFAFHPRADEPGTTLFCLKAII; from the coding sequence ATGTCTCAACTACTCGATCAAGACAGCGCCTTTTTCGATCTGGCGCAGCGGCGAAACGTCCTCTTCTATCACAAGGGCTATTTCTCTCATAACATCGTGGCCGCCATGGGCGAGGTCGTGAAGCTGCAACTGGAAATCGCGGGCGTGAGCGGGCCAACGCGCCGCAAGCTGTTCTCATCGTTCGTCGAGCTGTCGCAGAACATCGTCCACTATTCATCCGATTCCCTGCAGCCCGGCAACGACGGCGGCGGGTCCATTCGCGAAGGCGCGGTGTGCATCACCACCGACGGCGAAAGCCATCTGATGATGTGTGTCAATCCCATCGCGGCGGAAGATGTCGAGGGTTTGCGCAACAAGCTGGAACCGCTGCGCAGCATGTCGGTTGAAGAGATCAAGCACGCCTACAAGGTCACGTTGAGAGCCGACACGCCCGAGGAAAGCAAGGGCGCGGGTCTGGGTTTCCTGACGATGGCGCGCGACGCAAGCGCGCCGCTTGAATTCGCTTTTCATCCGCGTGCCGACGAACCCGGAACCACGCTGTTTTGCCTTAAAGCCATCATCTGA
- a CDS encoding SpoIIE family protein phosphatase codes for MHPAFSRLRRPSAQGEPHSAGDLCQQVPSVDAEDPNSVVMEIFSSRHDMKSLAVIEGNRPIGLINRDIFLSQMSKPFHRELYDKKSCIAFMDKEPLVVDADMSIEALTFKTVEVGEKALVDGFIVTRDGYFAGLGSGLQLLGAVAEMQAERNRQIMQSIEYASVIQRAMLRASRDTLAARLPGAALVWEPRDVVGGDFYHFAAFPHGWFGATADCTGHGVPGAFMTLLASASLSQALEQIGPRDPAALLAAVNRNVKSLLGQVHSAADVSQSDDGLDAAFFWFDARESELHFAGARIALHILTPEADHFETIAGDRMGVGYVDSLADYEWKLRKISVPPGSLLFICTDGLIDQIGGPKNIAFGRRRALDLILANRAEAPSAICEKLRHALADWQGAQPRRDDLTLFCARITDQ; via the coding sequence ATGCATCCCGCGTTTTCACGGTTACGCCGTCCGTCCGCACAGGGAGAACCTCACTCTGCTGGCGACCTGTGTCAGCAGGTTCCTTCCGTCGACGCAGAAGATCCGAACTCGGTGGTAATGGAGATCTTCTCTTCGCGTCACGACATGAAGAGTCTCGCCGTGATCGAAGGTAATCGGCCCATCGGGTTGATCAATCGCGATATCTTCCTGTCGCAAATGAGCAAGCCTTTCCACCGCGAGCTATACGACAAGAAGAGTTGCATCGCGTTCATGGACAAGGAACCGCTCGTCGTCGACGCCGACATGAGCATCGAAGCGCTCACCTTCAAGACCGTCGAAGTCGGTGAAAAGGCGCTGGTGGACGGTTTCATCGTGACGCGTGACGGCTACTTTGCAGGGCTCGGAAGCGGACTCCAGCTTCTGGGCGCAGTGGCCGAAATGCAGGCGGAAAGAAATCGCCAGATCATGCAGAGCATCGAATACGCGAGCGTGATTCAACGCGCGATGCTGCGCGCGTCGAGAGACACGCTCGCCGCAAGGCTCCCCGGTGCCGCGCTCGTATGGGAACCGCGCGATGTCGTTGGCGGCGACTTCTATCATTTCGCCGCGTTCCCACACGGCTGGTTCGGTGCCACCGCCGACTGCACCGGTCACGGCGTGCCGGGCGCATTCATGACGCTGCTCGCATCGGCGTCGCTGTCGCAGGCGCTCGAACAGATCGGACCGCGCGACCCTGCCGCCTTGCTCGCGGCAGTCAACCGTAACGTGAAGAGCTTGCTGGGCCAGGTACACAGCGCAGCCGATGTGTCGCAATCGGATGACGGCCTCGATGCCGCCTTCTTCTGGTTCGATGCACGGGAAAGCGAACTGCATTTCGCGGGCGCGAGGATCGCTTTGCATATTCTCACGCCGGAAGCCGACCACTTCGAAACGATCGCGGGCGACCGGATGGGTGTGGGCTATGTCGACAGTCTTGCCGATTATGAATGGAAGTTGCGCAAGATTTCAGTGCCGCCGGGTAGCCTGCTTTTCATTTGCACGGACGGCCTTATCGACCAGATTGGCGGCCCGAAAAACATTGCCTTCGGACGCCGCCGCGCGTTGGACCTGATTCTCGCGAACCGTGCCGAAGCACCGTCGGCAATCTGCGAAAAACTGCGGCACGCGCTCGCCGATTGGCAAGGCGCGCAACCACGCCGCGATGACCTCACCCTGTTTTGTGCCCGCATTACCGACCAATAA
- a CDS encoding GGDEF domain-containing protein produces MPRISSLDAPANDAPDLFQNENEALEKARAIHATAVADAGDYRQSLGELIGHFERLMRETRRLIGRSDRAEREMQALAQQLAHRATHDALTGVFNRSAVIERASKALRHGSAVMIILDIDEFKQVNDDFGHPAGDAVIMGIVACLRRIVGERGFIGRVGGEEFTVLLPGYEVDDALRQAENMREAIGKHVFASPVDRHITASFGVSANPAGTSFDTAYGLADAALYRAKRGGRNRVEFANP; encoded by the coding sequence GTGCCGCGGATTTCCTCTCTGGATGCGCCTGCAAACGATGCGCCGGATCTGTTCCAGAACGAGAACGAGGCGCTCGAGAAGGCGCGCGCGATCCATGCGACGGCTGTTGCGGATGCGGGCGATTATCGCCAGTCGCTCGGCGAGCTTATTGGGCATTTCGAGCGCCTGATGCGCGAGACGCGGCGCCTGATCGGCCGCAGCGATCGCGCCGAACGCGAGATGCAGGCGCTTGCGCAGCAATTGGCGCATCGCGCGACTCACGACGCGCTGACGGGCGTCTTCAACCGCAGCGCGGTGATCGAGCGGGCGTCGAAGGCCTTGCGTCATGGCAGCGCGGTCATGATCATTCTCGACATCGACGAGTTCAAGCAGGTCAACGACGATTTCGGCCATCCGGCAGGCGATGCCGTCATCATGGGTATCGTCGCTTGTCTGCGGCGAATCGTGGGCGAGCGGGGCTTTATCGGACGGGTGGGCGGCGAAGAGTTCACCGTGCTGCTTCCGGGGTATGAAGTGGACGATGCGTTGCGGCAAGCCGAGAACATGCGCGAGGCGATCGGCAAACACGTCTTTGCATCGCCTGTGGACCGTCATATCACGGCGAGCTTCGGCGTCAGTGCGAACCCTGCGGGCACCAGTTTCGACACCGCGTATGGCCTTGCGGACGCTGCGCTCTATCGCGCCAAGCGCGGCGGGCGAAACCGGGTGGAATTCGCGAATCCTTAA
- a CDS encoding nickel/cobalt transporter yields MLTLERRLLHILIAVCVAVVGFILAAPSHAASPAVDVFGQPVQSASSPAESANPSSAPSGSETRHTFVLPEFARAALATSIIWQGRLNARIADAAQQLHRASTPWTWLALIGLAFAYGVLHALGPGHGKLVAGTWLGSRDTRIAQAVALASWSAAVQAISAIVLVFGALWFAKAGVSSVLSNAASLDIVSYVLLCVAGGWTIYNTLARRDCCVDPRALKLVPAERSAALSQTSEHEPAYLGTKLQLHMRQSSSTTRLGKSNSSVTSQILATGFASGVRPCVGSIFVLIASVAAHAPWIGIAATFAIGAGVAVTVTLFGLGAVGANRFIMARSVRLRSRFEATKRVVAITGALVIVLFGAVQTVLILTGYLQPALT; encoded by the coding sequence ATGCTGACTCTTGAACGCAGGCTACTGCATATCCTGATTGCAGTTTGCGTGGCAGTCGTGGGTTTCATTCTCGCTGCGCCGTCACACGCTGCGTCACCCGCCGTCGATGTGTTCGGCCAGCCCGTTCAATCGGCATCGTCACCAGCGGAAAGCGCGAACCCATCGAGCGCGCCATCTGGCAGCGAGACCCGTCACACGTTCGTGCTACCTGAGTTCGCGCGCGCGGCGCTGGCGACATCGATCATCTGGCAAGGCAGACTCAACGCGCGCATCGCCGACGCCGCACAACAGTTGCATCGCGCGTCGACGCCCTGGACATGGCTCGCGTTGATCGGCCTCGCGTTTGCCTACGGCGTGCTGCATGCGCTCGGGCCAGGCCACGGCAAGCTGGTCGCCGGCACCTGGCTCGGCTCGCGCGACACGCGCATCGCGCAGGCCGTCGCGCTGGCAAGCTGGAGCGCAGCCGTACAGGCGATCAGCGCGATCGTGCTCGTATTCGGCGCGCTATGGTTCGCGAAGGCAGGCGTCTCGAGCGTGCTGTCGAACGCGGCATCGCTCGATATCGTCAGCTATGTTCTGCTTTGTGTCGCAGGCGGCTGGACGATCTACAACACGCTCGCGCGCCGTGACTGCTGCGTCGATCCCCGCGCGCTGAAGCTCGTACCCGCTGAGCGCAGTGCGGCACTGTCGCAGACGTCGGAGCACGAACCCGCTTACCTCGGCACGAAACTGCAATTGCACATGCGGCAATCCAGCAGCACAACGCGACTTGGGAAATCGAATTCTTCAGTGACGTCGCAGATCCTCGCGACCGGGTTTGCATCGGGCGTGCGGCCATGCGTCGGGTCGATCTTCGTACTGATCGCGTCGGTTGCGGCGCACGCGCCGTGGATAGGCATTGCGGCAACGTTTGCCATCGGCGCGGGCGTGGCAGTGACCGTCACGCTGTTCGGCCTGGGCGCAGTGGGCGCGAACCGGTTCATCATGGCGCGCAGTGTGCGCCTTCGCTCACGGTTTGAAGCAACAAAACGCGTTGTCGCCATCACGGGCGCACTCGTTATCGTGCTGTTCGGCGCCGTGCAGACTGTGCTGATTCTGACCGGCTACCTGCAACCTGCATTGACGTAG
- a CDS encoding type II 3-dehydroquinate dehydratase: MKPTVYVLNGSNLNMLGKREPHLYGTTTLAQIKERTEALAEELGVYCEFRQTNHEGVMVDWLQEAFEADAAVIINPAGFSFASIPVLDAVKLIRQPVIEVHITNIHQRDEQYRHSLISLAARGVICGLGPEGYLLAMRAVASSLSQQAATAR; the protein is encoded by the coding sequence ATGAAACCAACGGTTTATGTGTTGAACGGTTCGAACCTCAACATGCTCGGCAAACGGGAGCCGCATCTGTACGGCACGACGACGCTCGCGCAGATCAAGGAAAGAACTGAAGCGCTCGCGGAGGAACTCGGCGTGTACTGCGAGTTTCGCCAGACCAATCACGAAGGCGTGATGGTCGACTGGCTGCAGGAAGCGTTCGAAGCGGACGCGGCCGTCATCATCAATCCCGCCGGTTTTTCGTTCGCGTCGATTCCCGTGCTGGATGCCGTCAAGCTGATCCGTCAGCCGGTGATCGAAGTACACATCACGAATATTCATCAGCGTGACGAGCAATACCGGCACTCGCTGATTTCGCTGGCGGCGCGCGGCGTGATCTGCGGTCTGGGCCCGGAGGGCTATCTGCTCGCGATGCGGGCTGTCGCGAGCAGTCTTTCGCAGCAGGCTGCTACAGCGCGATGA